A single genomic interval of Numenius arquata chromosome 14, bNumArq3.hap1.1, whole genome shotgun sequence harbors:
- the LOC141471896 gene encoding chemerin-like receptor 1, producing MESVSSSPWPFSTSFPTVQSENGTAHDHYSSLQKSMHVLSMVVYSIACLLGVTGNGLVIWIAGFKMKKTVNSIWFLNLAIADFIFTFFLPLSIAYTALGFHWPFGKLLCKLNSTIAFLNMFASVFLLTVISMDRCVSVAFPVWSHNRRSPELATRIALGTWVLALLLSSPYLVFRDTVVSSRNVTSCYNNFALSDDYTSEATRRLWRMRHKAMIITRFLCGFLIPFTVILICYSIVAVKLKRRQLANSAKPYRIIIAVTVSFFLCYFPYHVFSLLEISKNSTSHEMKMALYIGIPLVSSLAFFNSCINPILYVFVGPDFKEKFRQSILSTFEGAFSEESVLGSLTSRRKSRSASEAEVPRI from the coding sequence ATGGAGAGCGTCTCTTCTTCCCCGTGGCCCTTCTCCACCAGTTTCCCCACCGTGCAGTCTGAGAACGGCACTGCCCACGACCACTACTCCAGCCTCCAGAAGAGCATGCACGTCCTCTCCATGGTGGTGTACAGCATTGCCTGTTTGTTGGGGGTGACAGGGAATGGCCTGGTCATCTGGATTGCAGGCTTCAAGATGAAGAAGACGGTGAATTCCATCTGGTTCCTCAACCTTGCCATTGCTGACTTCATCTTCACCTTTTTCCTGCCCCTCAGCATCGCCTACACCGCCCTGGGCTTCCACTGGCCGTTTGGGAAGCTCCTGTGCAAGCTGAACAGCACCATCGCGTTCCTCAACATGTTCGCCAGCGTCTTCCTCCTGACGGTCATCAGCATGGACCGCTGCGTTTCTGTGGCCTTTCCCGTCTGGTCTCACAACCGCAGGAGTCCGGAGCTGGCGACCAGGATTGCACTGGGGACGTGggtcctggctctgctcctcagCTCCCCGTACCTCGTCTTTCGGGACACTGTGGTCAGTTCCAGGAACGTAACCAGCTGCTATAATAATTTTGCACTCTCCGATGACTACACCTCCGAGGCAACGCGGAGGCTGTGGAGGATGCGGCACAAAGCGATGATCATAACGCGATTCTTATGCGGGTTCCTCATCCCTTTCACGGTCATTCTCATCTGCTACAGCATCGTTGCTGTCAAGCTGAAGAGAAGGCAGTTAGCCAACTCTGCCAAACCATACAGAATTATCATTGCTGTCACagtctcttttttcctctgttacttCCCCTATCACGTCTTCTCCTTGCTGGAAATATCCAAAAACTCCACCAGTCATGAGATGAAAATGGCCCTTTACATAGGGATCCCCCTGGTTTCCAGCCTCGCTTTCTTCAACAGCTGCATCAACCCCATCCTGTACGTGTTTGTGGGGCCGGATTTCAAGGAGAAGTTTCGCCAGTCCATCCTGTCGACCTTCGAAGGGGCCTTCAGCGAGGAGTCGGTCCTGGGCAGCCTGACCAGCAGGCGAAAGTCCAGGTCTGCTTCGGAAGCAGAGGTTCCGAGGATCTGA
- the PRPSAP2 gene encoding phosphoribosyl pyrophosphate synthase-associated protein 2 isoform X3, which yields MFCVPSTEIGAIMNITKGGLVLFSANSNSSCMELSKRIAERLGVEMGKVQVYQEPNRETRVQIQESVRGKDVFIIQTVSKDVNTTIMELLIMVYACKTSCAKSIIGVIPYFPYSKQCKMRKRGSIVSKLLASMMCKAGLTHLITMDLHQKEIQGFFNIPVDNLRASPFLLQYIQEEIPDYRNAVIVAKSPASAKRAQSFAERLRLGIAVIHGEAQDAESDMVDGRHSPPTAKNVAAIHPSLEIPMLIPKEKPPITVVGDVGGRIAIIVVVVTNTIPHEIQKLQCPKIKTVDISMILSEAIRRIHNGESMSYLFRNIGLDD from the exons ATGTTTTGTGTGCCATCAACTGAAATTGGGGCCATCATGAATATAACGAAGGGTGGACTGGTGCTGTTTTCAGCTAATTCCAATTCGTCATGCATGGAACTATCGAAGAGGATTGCCGA GCGCTTAGGAGTTGAGATGGGGAAGGTTCAGGTTTATCAAGAGCCAAACAGAG AAACAAGAGTGCAGATTCAGGAGTCTGTGAGAGGAAAGGATGTATTTATCATCCAAACAGTTTCAAA GGACGTGAATACTACGATCATGGAACTCCTGATCATGGTGTACGCTTGTAAAACCTCCTGTGCCAAAAGCATTATTGGAGTGATTCCCTACTTCCCATACAGCAAACAGTGCAAGATGAGGAAAAGAGGCTCCATTGTCTCTAAATTACTGGCTTCAATGATGTGCAAAGCTG gactaaCTCATCTTATTACCATGGATTTACATCAGAAGGAAATACAGGGCTTCTTCAATATTCCAGTTGATAACTTGAGAGCATCTCCATTTCTACTACAGTACATCCAAGAAGAG ATACCAGACTACAGGAATGCTGTAATTGTGGCCAAATCACCTGCGTCTGCAAAGAG AGCACAGTCATTTGCTGAGCGCTTACGGTTGGGAATTGCTGTGATTCATGGAGAAGCTCAAGATGCTGAGTCTGACATGGTGGATGGTCGACACTCACCACCTACAGCCAAAAACGTAGCTGCTATTCATCCCAGTTTGGAGATACCCA TGCTGATTCCCAAGGAAAAACCACCCATCACAGTTGTTGGAGATGTAGGAGGAAGAATAGCTATCATCGTG gtgGTTGTTACAAACACAATTCCACACGAAATACAGAAACTCCAGTGCCCTAAAATCAAGACCGTGGATATCAGCATGATCCTCTCGGAAGCCATTCGCAGGATCCATAACGGGGAGTCCATGTCGTACCTTTTCAGAAATATAGGACTGGATGATTAA
- the SHMT1 gene encoding serine hydroxymethyltransferase, cytosolic, translating into MANSVQGDGALPSAELWASHNKMVMEPLDSNDPEVYSIIKKEKQRQRLGLELIASENFASRAVLEALGSCMNNKYSEGYPGQRYYGGTEFVDELERLCQKRALQAYQLDPQKWGVNVQPYSGSPANFAVYTALVEPHGRIMGLDLPDGGHLTHGFMTDKKKISATSVFFESMPYKVNPKTGYINYDQLEENARLFHPKLIIAGVSCYSRNLDYARMRKIADANGAYLMADMAHISGLVAAGVVPSPFDHCDVVSTTTHKTLRGCRAGMIFYRKGTRSVDPKTGKETLYNLESLINQAVFPGLQGGPHNHAIAGIAVALRQAMTPEFKAYQQQVVANCKALSTALMELGYDIVTGGSDNHLILLDLRSRGTDGGRAERVLEICSIACNKNTCPGDVSALRPSGLRFGTPALTSRGFRQDDFRMVARYIHRGIELTLRVQKDMSPKATLKEFKEKLEEEKYRGELKALKEEVEAFAATFPLPGLPVL; encoded by the exons ATGGCAAACTCAGTGCAGGGTGACGGGgccctccccagtgcagagctcTGGGCCTCCCACAACAAGATGGTAATGGAGCCTCTCGACAGCAACGACCCGGAG GTATACAGCATCATcaagaaggagaagcagaggcagaggctggggctggagttaATTGCATCGGAGAACTTTGCGAGCCGAGCAGTCCTGGAAGCCCTGGGATCCTGCATGAACAACAAATACTCTGAGGGCTACCCAGGACAGAG GTACTATGGTGGGACGGAGTTCGTAGACGAGTTGGAAAGGCTGTGCCAGAAGCGAGCCCTGCAGGCATACCAGCTTGATCCCCAGAAGTGGGGCGTCAATGTCCAGCCCTACTCAG GGTCACCCGCAAACTTTGCGGTGTACACAGCCCTGGTGGAGCCCCACGGCAGGATCATGGGGCTGGACCTGCCTGACGGGGGCCACCTCACCCATGGATTCATGACGGACAAGAAGAAGATCTCTGCCACCTCTGTCTTCTTTGAGTCCATGCCCTACAAG gtCAACCCCAAGACCGGTTACATCAACTATGACCAGCTGGAGGAGAACGCCCGCCTCTTCCACCCCAAGCTGATCATAGCAG GTGTCAGCTGCTACTCACGCAATCTGGACTATGCCCGCATGCGGAAGATCGCCGACGCCAACGGTGCCTATCTCATGGCTGACATGGCCCACATCAGCGGGCTGGTGGCTGCCGGTGTGGTGCCCTCCCCCTTTGACCACTGCGACGTCGTCTCCACCACCACCCACAAGACCTTgcggggctgcagggctggcatgATCTTCTACCGCAAAG GCACCCGCAGCGTGGACCCCAAAACGGGCAAGGAAACACTGTACAACCTGGAGAGCCTCATCAACCAGGCGGtcttccctgggctgcagggaggccCACACAACCACGCCATTGCAG GGATCGCCGTGGCGCTGCGGCAGGCCATGACGCCCGAGTTCAAGGCTTACCAGCAGCAGGTGGTCGCAAACTGCAAGGCACTCTCAACGGCGCTGATGGAGCTGGGCTACGACATCGTCACTG GGGGCTCTGACAACCACCTGATTCTCCTGGACCTGCGCAGCAGAGGCACGGATGGTGGCAGGGCTGAGAGAGTGCTGGAGATCTGCTCCATCGCCTGCAACAAGAACACATGCCCCG GTGATGTCAGCGCCCTGCGCCCCAGTGGCCTGCGGTTCGGGACACCGGCTCTCACCTCCCGTGGCTTCCGACAGGATGACTTCCGCATGGTGGCTCGGTACATccacagag GGATCGAGCTGACGCTGCGCGTGCAGAAGGACATGAGCCCCAAGGCCACGCTGAAGGAATTCAAGgagaaactggaagaggagaagtACCGGGGGGAGCTGAAGGccctgaaggaagaggtggaggcCTTTGCAGCGACCTTCCCGCTCCCGGGGCTGCCTGTCCTGTAA
- the PRPSAP2 gene encoding phosphoribosyl pyrophosphate synthase-associated protein 2 isoform X2, protein MFCVPSTEIGAIMNITKGGLVLFSANSNSSCMELSKRIAEDVNTTIMELLIMVYACKTSCAKSIIGVIPYFPYSKQCKMRKRGSIVSKLLASMMCKAGLTHLITMDLHQKEIQGFFNIPVDNLRASPFLLQYIQEEIPDYRNAVIVAKSPASAKRAQSFAERLRLGIAVIHGEAQDAESDMVDGRHSPPTAKNVAAIHPSLEIPMLIPKEKPPITVVGDVGGRIAIIVDDIIDDVDSFLAAAETLKERGAYKIFVMATHGLLSSDAPRLIEESAIDEVVVTNTIPHEIQKLQCPKIKTVDISMILSEAIRRIHNGESMSYLFRNIGLDD, encoded by the exons ATGTTTTGTGTGCCATCAACTGAAATTGGGGCCATCATGAATATAACGAAGGGTGGACTGGTGCTGTTTTCAGCTAATTCCAATTCGTCATGCATGGAACTATCGAAGAGGATTGCCGA GGACGTGAATACTACGATCATGGAACTCCTGATCATGGTGTACGCTTGTAAAACCTCCTGTGCCAAAAGCATTATTGGAGTGATTCCCTACTTCCCATACAGCAAACAGTGCAAGATGAGGAAAAGAGGCTCCATTGTCTCTAAATTACTGGCTTCAATGATGTGCAAAGCTG gactaaCTCATCTTATTACCATGGATTTACATCAGAAGGAAATACAGGGCTTCTTCAATATTCCAGTTGATAACTTGAGAGCATCTCCATTTCTACTACAGTACATCCAAGAAGAG ATACCAGACTACAGGAATGCTGTAATTGTGGCCAAATCACCTGCGTCTGCAAAGAG AGCACAGTCATTTGCTGAGCGCTTACGGTTGGGAATTGCTGTGATTCATGGAGAAGCTCAAGATGCTGAGTCTGACATGGTGGATGGTCGACACTCACCACCTACAGCCAAAAACGTAGCTGCTATTCATCCCAGTTTGGAGATACCCA TGCTGATTCCCAAGGAAAAACCACCCATCACAGTTGTTGGAGATGTAGGAGGAAGAATAGCTATCATCGTG GATGACATTATAGATGACGTTGACAGCTTTCTTGCTGCAGCTGAGACCCTCAAGGAGAGGGGGGCTTACAAGATCTTTGTGATGGCCACACATGGCCTGTTATCGTCAGATGCTCCCAGGCTGATAGAGGAATCTGCGATCGATGAA gtgGTTGTTACAAACACAATTCCACACGAAATACAGAAACTCCAGTGCCCTAAAATCAAGACCGTGGATATCAGCATGATCCTCTCGGAAGCCATTCGCAGGATCCATAACGGGGAGTCCATGTCGTACCTTTTCAGAAATATAGGACTGGATGATTAA
- the PRPSAP2 gene encoding phosphoribosyl pyrophosphate synthase-associated protein 2 isoform X1 yields the protein MFCVPSTEIGAIMNITKGGLVLFSANSNSSCMELSKRIAERLGVEMGKVQVYQEPNRETRVQIQESVRGKDVFIIQTVSKDVNTTIMELLIMVYACKTSCAKSIIGVIPYFPYSKQCKMRKRGSIVSKLLASMMCKAGLTHLITMDLHQKEIQGFFNIPVDNLRASPFLLQYIQEEIPDYRNAVIVAKSPASAKRAQSFAERLRLGIAVIHGEAQDAESDMVDGRHSPPTAKNVAAIHPSLEIPMLIPKEKPPITVVGDVGGRIAIIVDDIIDDVDSFLAAAETLKERGAYKIFVMATHGLLSSDAPRLIEESAIDEVVVTNTIPHEIQKLQCPKIKTVDISMILSEAIRRIHNGESMSYLFRNIGLDD from the exons ATGTTTTGTGTGCCATCAACTGAAATTGGGGCCATCATGAATATAACGAAGGGTGGACTGGTGCTGTTTTCAGCTAATTCCAATTCGTCATGCATGGAACTATCGAAGAGGATTGCCGA GCGCTTAGGAGTTGAGATGGGGAAGGTTCAGGTTTATCAAGAGCCAAACAGAG AAACAAGAGTGCAGATTCAGGAGTCTGTGAGAGGAAAGGATGTATTTATCATCCAAACAGTTTCAAA GGACGTGAATACTACGATCATGGAACTCCTGATCATGGTGTACGCTTGTAAAACCTCCTGTGCCAAAAGCATTATTGGAGTGATTCCCTACTTCCCATACAGCAAACAGTGCAAGATGAGGAAAAGAGGCTCCATTGTCTCTAAATTACTGGCTTCAATGATGTGCAAAGCTG gactaaCTCATCTTATTACCATGGATTTACATCAGAAGGAAATACAGGGCTTCTTCAATATTCCAGTTGATAACTTGAGAGCATCTCCATTTCTACTACAGTACATCCAAGAAGAG ATACCAGACTACAGGAATGCTGTAATTGTGGCCAAATCACCTGCGTCTGCAAAGAG AGCACAGTCATTTGCTGAGCGCTTACGGTTGGGAATTGCTGTGATTCATGGAGAAGCTCAAGATGCTGAGTCTGACATGGTGGATGGTCGACACTCACCACCTACAGCCAAAAACGTAGCTGCTATTCATCCCAGTTTGGAGATACCCA TGCTGATTCCCAAGGAAAAACCACCCATCACAGTTGTTGGAGATGTAGGAGGAAGAATAGCTATCATCGTG GATGACATTATAGATGACGTTGACAGCTTTCTTGCTGCAGCTGAGACCCTCAAGGAGAGGGGGGCTTACAAGATCTTTGTGATGGCCACACATGGCCTGTTATCGTCAGATGCTCCCAGGCTGATAGAGGAATCTGCGATCGATGAA gtgGTTGTTACAAACACAATTCCACACGAAATACAGAAACTCCAGTGCCCTAAAATCAAGACCGTGGATATCAGCATGATCCTCTCGGAAGCCATTCGCAGGATCCATAACGGGGAGTCCATGTCGTACCTTTTCAGAAATATAGGACTGGATGATTAA